Proteins from one Impatiens glandulifera chromosome 2, dImpGla2.1, whole genome shotgun sequence genomic window:
- the LOC124927239 gene encoding uncharacterized protein LOC124927239 yields the protein MMNKRAPPPSADLLVCFPSRAHLSLMPKPLNSPIRSSDSSNKKNHFPRRNNRHHHHNHNHNHRRRQESPILWAKTKSTSDVSEPTSPKVTCAGQIKVRPKSKNNWQSVIEEIERLHGGKRKQSIKNTFLNSSVFKKEAMHFMTCLRGIRLNFRCLGSFSTTAMTSDDDDEEDDVPETRHHWADHYESERWEDSSFGPPPPPNALLLMRSRSAPAISWPEEIGLEEKEEENSKKTNSLEAVMRHDIDFYMNSGDIVKETWMVGRPNPNPRDQRLLQRSRSWKR from the coding sequence ATGATGAATAAGAGAGCTCCACCACCCTCTGCTGATCTTCTTGTTTGTTTTCCATCAAGAGCTCATCTATCACTAATGCCAAAACCCTTAAACAGTCCAATTCGTTCATCCGATTCTTCCAACAAGAAAAACCACTTTCCCCGCCGCAACAACCGCCACCACCACCACAACCACAACCACAACCACCGCCGCCGCCAGGAAAGCCCAATATTATGGGCTAAGACAAAATCCACCTCCGATGTCTCAGAACCCACATCCCCGAAGGTGACTTGCGCCGGGCAGATTAAAGTTAGACCGAAAAGCAAGAATAATTGGCAGTCTGTTATTGAAGAAATTGAGAGACTTCATGGTGGTAAAAGAAAACAGAGCATCAAGAACACTTTTCTAAACTCCTCTGTTTTCAAGAAAGAAGCCATGCATTTCATGACATGTCTTCGCGGAATTAGGCTTAATTTTCGATGTTTAGGATCATTCTCCACTACAGCCATGACATCTGACGAcgacgatgaagaagatgacGTGCCCGAGACACGACATCATTGGGCTGATCATTACGAAAGCGAACGGTGGGAAGATTCAAGTTTTGGTCCTCCGCCGCCGCCAAATGCTTTGTTATTAATGAGGAGTCGATCTGCTCCAGCCATAAGCTGGCCGGAGGAGATAGGAttagaagagaaagaagaagagaattcgAAAAAAACAAACAGTTTGGAAGCGGTTATGAGACATGACATAGATTTCTATATGAATTCGGGTGATATTGTGAAGGAGACTTGGATGGTTGGCAGGCCGAATCCGAATCCAAGAGATCAACGACTCCTACAAAGGAGCCGAAGTTGGAAAAGATGA